In Chitinivibrionia bacterium, one DNA window encodes the following:
- a CDS encoding acyl carrier protein produces MATTAEIKSKIREIIVNIAEDMDIDEDKVTDSAHLVEDLGLDSMALLEILAGIEKNFGVKIPETEFPELISIDACVAKVEKYI; encoded by the coding sequence ATGGCTACAACAGCAGAAATTAAGAGCAAAATTCGCGAAATCATCGTCAATATCGCAGAAGATATGGACATCGACGAAGACAAAGTGACCGACAGCGCGCATTTAGTAGAGGATTTGGGTTTAGACTCAATGGCTCTTTTGGAAATCTTGGCAGGTATAGAAAAGAATTTTGGCGTAAAAATCCCCGAAACGGAATTCCCCGAACTTATTTCCATCGATGCCTGCGTTGCGAAAGTAGAAAAATACATTTAA
- a CDS encoding beta-ketoacyl-[acyl-carrier-protein] synthase family protein has protein sequence MPKKVVVSGMGIISPIGTGKEKFWDAAVKGTNGVLPITSFDTSEYRSKTGGEVKDFDPNTYLASKEVQAMGRAGQFAVAAARMALDDAKLKLDDSVNLHRVGVSIGTTMGEPQVIQNILSQFTKEDKILKDVAKGESLKYPANTIPANVARYLGTKGPTTLIPTACAAGNWAIGYAFDLLRMGRIDYALAGGSDPFATIAFCGFNRLLATTLDVCRPFDKNRVGMAVSEGAAILVMETLESALARGAQIYGEVLGYGLGCDAHDMTAPHPEGAGGILAMERAIANSKISKKDVSYICAHGTGTPANDKAETTVAKMVFGENAHKIPMSSLKSMLGHTMGAASAIEAAASLLMLKENKILPTINYQTPDPDCDLDYVPNTARDAELKVIISNAYAFGGNTSAIVLKKYEGEE, from the coding sequence ATGCCAAAAAAAGTGGTAGTCAGCGGAATGGGGATAATCAGCCCGATTGGAACAGGCAAGGAGAAATTCTGGGACGCTGCCGTAAAAGGCACCAACGGAGTTTTGCCCATAACATCATTTGACACAAGCGAATATCGCAGCAAAACAGGCGGTGAAGTCAAAGATTTTGACCCGAACACCTATCTTGCGAGCAAAGAAGTCCAAGCAATGGGACGAGCAGGACAGTTCGCGGTAGCCGCGGCAAGAATGGCGCTCGACGACGCAAAGCTGAAGCTCGACGACAGCGTAAATCTGCACAGAGTAGGAGTTTCGATAGGAACAACTATGGGCGAGCCGCAAGTAATTCAAAACATTCTGAGCCAATTCACCAAAGAAGATAAAATCCTTAAAGACGTAGCAAAAGGCGAAAGTTTAAAATATCCTGCAAACACAATTCCCGCAAACGTTGCGCGCTATTTGGGAACAAAAGGACCGACAACGCTCATACCCACGGCGTGCGCCGCAGGAAACTGGGCTATCGGATACGCATTCGATTTGCTGAGAATGGGACGTATCGACTATGCGCTTGCAGGCGGAAGCGACCCGTTTGCAACTATCGCTTTCTGCGGATTTAACCGCTTGCTCGCGACAACCTTGGACGTTTGCAGACCGTTCGACAAAAACAGGGTCGGAATGGCGGTTTCGGAAGGCGCGGCAATTTTGGTTATGGAAACTCTGGAAAGCGCGCTTGCTCGCGGAGCGCAAATTTACGGCGAGGTTTTGGGATACGGCTTGGGTTGTGATGCGCACGATATGACCGCTCCCCACCCCGAAGGCGCAGGCGGAATTTTGGCAATGGAGCGCGCGATAGCAAATTCAAAAATCAGCAAAAAAGACGTAAGTTATATTTGCGCGCACGGAACGGGAACGCCCGCCAACGACAAAGCCGAAACAACCGTAGCCAAAATGGTTTTCGGCGAAAACGCGCATAAAATTCCGATGTCGTCGCTCAAATCAATGCTCGGACACACAATGGGAGCGGCAAGCGCTATAGAAGCGGCGGCTTCCCTTTTAATGCTCAAAGAAAACAAAATTTTACCGACGATAAATTACCAAACGCCCGACCCCGACTGCGATTTGGATTATGTGCCAAACACCGCTCGCGACGCGGAATTAAAGGTTATTATATCTAACGCGTACGCTTTCGGCGGAAACACATCGGCAATCGTCCTCAAAAAATACGAAGGGGAGGAATAA